The Raphanus sativus cultivar WK10039 unplaced genomic scaffold, ASM80110v3 Scaffold1965, whole genome shotgun sequence nucleotide sequence TCAGCTCAAAGTTTTGGTCTTTTCAAGATTGTATTTGTCAAAAGTGTGAGTCTTTTGATACAAAGAGTTATACTTTCAGATCCATATTGCATctaagagaagagagagagctaACCAGTGTCAGTTTTGGAGCAAAGTGATGAACTTTCCTCACTCATCAAATCAATCCAGCTCCGGCTATGTCCATGGCCACCACCAACACTTCCTCTGAAAACCCTATCAGCCTCCAAAACACCAGTCGAAAACGGGGAGCCAGAAACCATTAAACCTCTGGGAGCCGCTGCTGCTTCCAAGGCTCGCATAGTCAACAACCTCGGAGAATACGTCggaggatgaggatgaggaggaagaagcGTGGGAGGAGGAACAATGGGACCGCTTTTGGACTTCTGCCGTCTCTGGTCGGAGAACTGAGAGCTCGCCGATGGTGGTGTGTTCGCACAGACGCCAGCCGCCACGGGGCTGCAAATCCACCGCTCGGCGTCTTCCCATTTGGAAGGTATGGCTCTGCCGCTGTAAAACGGCGTCGTTAGAGCGGAAGAGGAGCCGAGGTGGCGACGAGGtccgttgttgttgttgactGTTGGGGTTGAGCAagcggtggaggaggaggaagggtGGTGGGGGACTCTCTCGGAGCTCCAGCCTTTGTTGTCGGAGTAGTTAGGAGCTGCTCCGGGGCTTAGGAATCCACCGAAGCTGTTTGAGGAAAGAGATGTCTTCCTCATCCTTTTCTGCAAAGAGAATTAGAGAGAAAAAGATTCAGATTTAAAGAAAGGTGGAAGCTTTATTATGAAGAAACTGAactcatttttttcttgttgacCGGAGAGATTTGAAGTGTgtgtttagagagagagagagagagagtgatgatgTAAACTGAATAAAGGGTAGAGAAAATGTACTTTTGTGTTTCTCAAAAGGTGAGAACTTTGAGagatgaaagagagagagtttttgttttgtaagcATTAAGACAAGGCAAATGTCTTGGCCGGTCCGATCATATACTCAACAATTAAAAGGtgataataagaaaaaaaaatagaagaaatcTCTTAACattaaaatcattttgaaaTTGACTTCTTTTGGGTTATTTAAGCAAATTACACTTTCTTAATCTTTTTAACAGATTTGGACGGAAAAAAATGCCGTTATAGCTTTATCTTGTTCTTCGTTTGATCCTCTGTAGCGTTACACAGAGAGCCACAACTCTCCCATGTGACCATTCTGCGCTTTTGTTTGTTCTTTCGATACATTTTCAGACACTTTTTGTCGTTTCTGTTAATAGGCTTCCcgctttttcttttctaaccTTTTTTACGTTATTTAACAGTTAGCTCATTTTTCTTAGAGTAACTCCCTGCAGACCTAGAAAGATGGATCGTAGCCACTCAGACTCACTCAATAGAGAAATACTGCTTGTAGTTCTAATTGGTAGAGAAAATAATTGTGTGGCATCGCAATTTTCAGTTTATTCCCTTCATTTAGTACTAGTTTAATAACATTACGGTAGTCGATCTTCTTCTTTGAATATAAAGTGGATGTTTAACTAGTTTATTAGTTTCCAAactagtagtttttttttttcatcactAGTAGTTTGTTTTATATACTACAGTTTTAGCAGTTCGAACTAACCACGTTTGAAGACATTTCACATGTAATGTTATATACCAACATACTAATTCGTCattgttttaataattacaTACATCCTTTAATAAAGCAATCTCGTTTGTCGTGGCATTCGCATCTCGGCTTTATAGTACTTATAGTTCCAAAGATCTGAATTCCTCTGATTATTCGTGAAGTTGCGAAATTTGAAAGCGGTTGTAAAATAACACCGGAGTCATTATCACGTTATGCTACTAATGTGTATTTAACGCATAGGGATGATCAAGCTCAAAGACACAGACGACAAAACACACTAGTCTCTCGTTGTTATTTAATGTGGCATTGATTTTTCGAACAAAACAAACCCATCAATTTGTATTACAAAAATTCTGAATATGGGTcttaactataaaaaaaaaaccccaCGTATCATAGTTGGCGCGTGACAAATAGCGACTCCGCTCCTACCACATTCAACGTTTGATCTTTTATTCTCCTTCATTCAAATCGTTCTTATCTGTTTATTATCACAGATATGTTATGAaaaatatcttaatatatatagagagagaccCGACTAAAATAGAATCACGTCTATTATGCATATGTATAGCCGAGTGAAGAAAGAGAGTTTTCAACTAATATCACGTACGTTTGTATCTTTTATGTGTTTCGACTGTGCTGTTATCACGTTATGAATAGCATTGATTTTCTGAACAACTAAAACCAACCATTAAAATAACTAGCAAGTACTAAATTCAAGTCAAGTACAAAAATCTGGATATGttcaatttcaaatatatatgtattaaggTCGCATGTAAAATAGCAACTCATCTCCTACCACATTCCATTTCCACGTTGGATTTCATATTTCTGCTTTCAaacctttgtgaaaaaaataCACAACGAAGGAAAACAGAGAGCGATGTTTAAACTAACACGACGTTTATATTTTTTCGTCtacataataattatataaaatgattgACAGAAAACAATCAGTGttcaagaaaatattattaagcttTGAACTAAACATTTGTTATAATTATAGcaaaatttatcttttaaacTAAGCTTTCTACCATTTTATAAACTACCAAAACAAACCATCTGAAAGCTTAATTCTTACCATGGATGCAAAACAAATATAGTATGACACAAAGTCGCAGTCAAACTTTATTCAGGATAAACAGTAAAGATAAAAAAGATCAGAAGAAACATacataacaaatatataaaatataggaAAAGAGGCAACATAGTCTTTTGGCTTCAACACTAAGAGTTCCTTCTTAGCTCAGTGCCTTGTCCTGCTTCTTCGCCTGCAAAACAGTCAAATAAGTTCAATAAGTCATTTTGTACAAACATGTAAAGCTTGCATCTGCTACATTACCTGGGAGACCTTGAATACGAGGAAGAGCGTCTGCGCGAGCGTTTAGGAGAGCGAGATAATGACCTTGACGGGGACCTAGACCGTGATCTTGAAACATGCCTGCGGGATCTCCTGCTTCTGCTTCGGCTTCTACTTCTACTTCTGCTTCGTCTGTGTCTTCTGCAgacataaacatttttttacaaGTTAAAGAAAACCAAATTGGAAGGAGATGATGAAATCTGTGTAGGTAAAGTTTCGATAGAGAGCAGATCCAATCAAGAGCTTTTAAGAACCGAAGAAGTCCTGTGACTTCCTTGTCATCCTCACTCATAATCAAAATGATAACTTTATTAACAACCTCGGTGGTGGTGATCGACTATAACTCCTACTACGGCTGCGATGTCTACTCCGACTCAACCGGCTTGTTTCCGCTAATTTCTCCAGCCTTTGCTTCTCCTGTTCTCGTTTTTTAGCAGTCTCCGTTGCAGTGTCCTTCTTAACTGTACACATATGATCCATCCACCATCTAAGTTTCTAGTAGCAAATGGGAATAAGCTTAAAAGCATAACATAAGCAGAAGATCTTACTCTGTTGCGTTAGCTGTTTGTTCATGATTCTCTTCAGTCGTTCTTGGGGAGTTTCTTTCTTCACCACCGGTGTCTGCTTGGAAGATCCTCCAGAAGAGGTACCTGCTTTTGAAAGTTTCGCCAGTGCTGAGGAAGTACTGTAGGTATAAAAAAAACGTAGTATGGTTTAAATTGATTACTACAAAAGCTAAAGGATGAGACATATACAACCAAAATAAACTTGATACATGTAATCATGACCATACCTCACTGACGGTTTAGGTAGTTTAACAATCTTGTCTTTCTCAAGAGAAACACCAGATGCGGGATCAACATGCAGCGCCTCAAGAATATGTCCTGATGATGATGGTCTGCAGggaaatacaaaattataatttcctAGTCTATGCATTATACTAAGCAAATCTCAGTCAGTTATAAAAGGGGTTCCAGAAAGCAAGCTTCTATCTCTCCCTTGTTGTCACAGATAATCAAATCTTAGATTCATTCTACACAACAAAAGTTTTCATCGACCAACTAAAGGAGAGCAAGTGGGTATCTTTGCAAGAACTAGAGGTTGAGTGCTCCGACCGGTTGAATAGGTCAGTTTGAGATGGTGGTGAACGCGGTGGGGAATATCCTCCAAACTTTGGACTTCCCACGTCTCCAGAGCCTCCAAATTCTGTTATATACTCGATTTTTGGCTTGCTAATTTCGTCAGAGTGGTCTCCATGACCATTCCGCCTTGAGTATGACGGAGAATATGACCGGGACCTGGATCTTGACCTGCGGATACGAGGAGGAGATAAGCAATAACTTTCCGTAGCTTGTATGACATAATAGCAGGTTAGCAAGGGAAAACCTTCTTGAACGCGGATAAGCCTCATAAGTAGGACTCCTTCGAGACTCCCTGTGAAATTAAAAACACCATTCAAGTGAGTTAAAAAATACAACTAACTCTCCATTTTTCTATATTGTACTATCCTACCTGTAGGGATCATGCTGCATCATGTGTCTTCCAAAATTCCTTGAagtttctctttctctatccCTCTCTATCCTAGAAACCTTCCTTCTTTCCTTGCGACTTAGCTTCTTCtacattttcataaaattttgattcaTCCACGTTCATCAGTTAGATGGcaagaaaaaaataaggtaTAACCTTCACAAATCAAAATGAGCCCTCGCAACTTACAACTGAAGGATCGCCTTTGATAAGCTCCTTTTGccttttctcttcctctttcgCCTTCTTGTCCATATAAACGAGCCATCCATACCGCTTAACGCCAAACTGTTTCGCAATTGCTTCCATTCCTTCGTCTTCGCTGTCATTACTGTCGAAATCatcctcctcatcctcatcgtcgtcgtcgtcatcatcatcttcctccgcATCAAACAACGCCTCT carries:
- the LOC130505042 gene encoding uncharacterized protein LOC130505042 isoform X2 — translated: MWHEARRSEKKVHDMMDAARKRAQRRAIFLAKRRGDPIQSIQAVGSRYKIFRDDGLYQATEDQQGLFDGRAMLDFVREAGSRSIRPHKKSEEEEEVEEFVNFERYRDLIKHRRRGFSDGEGLLHVSQELEAKLAAPFLGTKPQQAQPPANKGTYSQVGFSYGGNGKEALFDAEEDDDDDDDDEDEEDDFDSNDSEDEGMEAIAKQFGVKRYGWLVYMDKKAKEEEKRQKELIKGDPSVKKLSRKERRKVSRIERDRERETSRNFGRHMMQHDPYRESRRSPTYEAYPRSRRSRSRSRSYSPSYSRRNGHGDHSDEISKPKIEYITEFGGSGDVGSPKFGGYSPPRSPPSQTDLFNRPSSSGHILEALHVDPASGVSLEKDKIVKLPKPSVSTSSALAKLSKAGTSSGGSSKQTPVVKKETPQERLKRIMNKQLTQQIKKDTATETAKKREQEKQRLEKLAETSRLSRSRHRSRSRSYSRSPPPRRHRRSRSRSRSRSRSRRSRRHVSRSRSRSPSRSLSRSPKRSRRRSSSYSRSPRRRSRTRH
- the LOC130505042 gene encoding uncharacterized protein LOC130505042 isoform X1, producing the protein MWHEARRSEKKVHDMMDAARKRAQRRAIFLAKRRGDPIQSIQAVGSRYKIFRDDGLYQATEDQQGLIPWNGKQDVMIDRFDGRAMLDFVREAGSRSIRPHKKSEEEEEVEEFVNFERYRDLIKHRRRGFSDGEGLLHVSQELEAKLAAPFLGTKPQQAQPPANKGTYSQVGFSYGGNGKEALFDAEEDDDDDDDDEDEEDDFDSNDSEDEGMEAIAKQFGVKRYGWLVYMDKKAKEEEKRQKELIKGDPSVKKLSRKERRKVSRIERDRERETSRNFGRHMMQHDPYRESRRSPTYEAYPRSRRSRSRSRSYSPSYSRRNGHGDHSDEISKPKIEYITEFGGSGDVGSPKFGGYSPPRSPPSQTDLFNRPSSSGHILEALHVDPASGVSLEKDKIVKLPKPSVSTSSALAKLSKAGTSSGGSSKQTPVVKKETPQERLKRIMNKQLTQQIKKDTATETAKKREQEKQRLEKLAETSRLSRSRHRSRSRSYSRSPPPRRHRRSRSRSRSRSRSRRSRRHVSRSRSRSPSRSLSRSPKRSRRRSSSYSRSPRRRSRTRH